A region from the Variovorax sp. RKNM96 genome encodes:
- the ygiD gene encoding 4,5-DOPA dioxygenase extradiol, producing MAMTTTTTTISAGLGRRGFLMGSALSATTALAGMASLAHAAGAPSRRMPVIFIGHGTPMNAIADNAFTRRLSAWGRELPPPTAILSVSAHWLSRGATGVGVQAKPKTIHDFGGFPQALFDVEYPAPGHPALAGETVGVVKQAPVIATDQWGLDHGTWSVLKHLYPKADVPVFQLSIDYDKPAAFHYAVGRDLAALRDKGVLVMGSGNVVHNLRATDRGTVDGPKASRPWAQSFDDAVKSALAGRDDRALIGYEKLEGASTAVATPDHYFPFLYALGAAGAGERAKTVYEGFQSGTLSMRCVQFG from the coding sequence ATGGCAATGACGACGACAACAACAACGATTTCCGCGGGCTTGGGCCGGCGCGGCTTTCTCATGGGGTCGGCGCTCAGCGCCACCACCGCGCTGGCCGGCATGGCATCGCTCGCGCATGCGGCCGGTGCGCCTTCGCGGCGAATGCCGGTGATCTTCATCGGCCACGGCACGCCGATGAACGCCATTGCCGACAACGCGTTCACGCGCCGCCTGTCCGCATGGGGCAGGGAGTTGCCGCCGCCGACGGCCATCCTCAGCGTGTCGGCGCACTGGCTGAGCCGCGGCGCGACCGGCGTCGGCGTGCAGGCGAAGCCGAAGACGATCCACGACTTCGGCGGTTTTCCGCAGGCGCTGTTCGACGTCGAATACCCCGCGCCCGGCCACCCGGCGCTGGCCGGCGAAACCGTCGGCGTGGTGAAGCAGGCACCGGTCATCGCCACCGACCAATGGGGCCTGGACCACGGCACCTGGTCGGTGCTCAAGCATCTCTATCCGAAGGCCGATGTGCCGGTCTTCCAGCTCAGCATCGACTACGACAAGCCGGCCGCCTTCCACTACGCGGTAGGGCGCGACCTGGCCGCGTTGCGCGACAAGGGCGTGCTGGTGATGGGCAGCGGCAACGTCGTGCACAACCTGCGCGCCACCGACCGCGGCACGGTCGACGGGCCGAAGGCCAGCCGTCCGTGGGCGCAGTCTTTCGACGATGCGGTGAAGTCGGCGCTTGCGGGTCGCGACGACCGCGCGTTGATCGGCTATGAAAAGCTGGAAGGCGCGTCCACTGCCGTTGCGACGCCCGATCACTACTTCCCGTTCCTCTACGCCCTCGGCGCCGCCGGAGCGGGCGAGCGCGCGAAGACGGTCTACGAGGGATTCCAGTCCGGCACGCTCAGCATGCGCTGCGTGCAGTTCGGCTGA
- the zwf gene encoding glucose-6-phosphate dehydrogenase yields MSFDLVLFGGTGDLAWRKLMPALFQAFRHGSLPQDGRIVGVARDDLSDDQYRELIQSRFSAVEGAKRPSPEEFKKFASMLHYLRMDLSKPDDYGKLADLLKQRDASTVVMYVATAPALFTQVVEQIAAAGLNGPKTRIVLEKPLGHDLASNRAINAAVGKVLEEKQVFRIDHYLGKPSVQNLFAMRFGNALFEPIWRREHIANIQITIAEDLGVEKRGAFYDQTGALRDMVQNHALQLLCAIGMEPPINSHADAIRDEKLKVLRALKPWTPESLSLHAIRGQYTAGTAYGERVQGYRDEPGVDPDSRTETFVALRTEIANWRWAGVPFYIRTGKRLASRDARIEVNFRPTPHAIYRAPAGNVNKLVINLQPKDGLELHMLAQAQDNRQRTNGNQSAAAQLAPVQLDLDFDKRFGAERVGAYERLLLDVIDGRLNLFVRSDEQEEAWRWVEPLIDSWASDGGPRPYAAGTWGPSASSAMIARDGFAWGEEQ; encoded by the coding sequence ATGAGCTTCGATCTCGTTCTGTTCGGCGGTACTGGCGATCTCGCGTGGCGCAAACTCATGCCCGCGCTGTTCCAGGCCTTCCGGCACGGCAGCCTCCCGCAGGACGGACGCATCGTCGGCGTGGCGCGGGACGACCTGTCGGACGACCAGTACCGCGAGCTGATCCAGTCGCGCTTCAGCGCGGTCGAAGGCGCCAAGCGCCCCTCCCCCGAAGAATTCAAGAAGTTCGCGTCGATGCTGCATTACCTGCGCATGGACCTCTCCAAGCCCGACGACTACGGCAAGCTCGCCGACCTGCTCAAGCAGCGCGATGCTTCCACGGTCGTGATGTACGTGGCCACCGCGCCCGCCCTCTTCACCCAGGTGGTCGAGCAGATCGCAGCGGCCGGCCTCAACGGCCCCAAGACCCGCATCGTGCTCGAGAAGCCCCTGGGCCACGACCTCGCATCGAATCGCGCCATCAACGCGGCCGTGGGCAAGGTGCTGGAAGAAAAGCAGGTCTTCCGCATCGACCACTACCTCGGCAAGCCCTCGGTGCAGAACCTGTTCGCGATGCGCTTCGGCAATGCCCTCTTCGAGCCCATCTGGCGCCGCGAGCACATCGCCAACATCCAGATCACCATCGCCGAAGACCTGGGCGTTGAAAAGCGCGGCGCCTTCTACGACCAGACCGGCGCACTGCGTGACATGGTGCAGAACCACGCGCTGCAGCTGCTGTGCGCCATTGGCATGGAGCCGCCGATCAACTCGCATGCCGATGCGATCCGCGACGAGAAACTGAAGGTGCTGCGCGCCCTCAAGCCCTGGACGCCCGAGAGCCTGAGCCTGCATGCGATCCGCGGCCAGTACACCGCCGGTACCGCCTATGGCGAGCGGGTGCAGGGCTACCGCGACGAGCCCGGCGTCGACCCCGACAGCCGCACCGAGACCTTCGTGGCGCTGCGCACCGAAATCGCCAACTGGCGCTGGGCCGGCGTGCCGTTCTACATCCGCACCGGCAAGCGGCTCGCGTCACGCGATGCGCGCATCGAAGTCAACTTCCGCCCGACGCCGCATGCGATCTACCGCGCGCCCGCTGGCAACGTCAACAAGCTGGTGATCAACCTGCAACCCAAGGACGGCCTCGAACTGCACATGCTCGCGCAGGCGCAGGACAACCGCCAGCGCACCAACGGCAACCAGAGCGCCGCCGCGCAACTGGCGCCGGTGCAGCTCGACCTGGACTTCGACAAGCGCTTCGGCGCGGAACGCGTGGGCGCCTACGAGCGCCTGCTGCTCGACGTGATCGACGGCCGCCTGAACCTGTTCGTGCGCAGCGACGAGCAGGAAGAAGCATGGCGCTGGGTCGAGCCGCTGATCGACAGCTGGGCATCGGACGGCGGCCCGCGTCCCTATGCGGCCGGCACCTGGGGCCCGAGCGCATCGAGCGCAATGATTGCGCGCGACGGCTTCGCCTGGGGCGAAGAGCAGTAA
- a CDS encoding ABC transporter substrate-binding protein, whose amino-acid sequence MKKLFCAAALVGLSAAASAQTVNVICSVQAEWCNVISTVYARTTGVRINMALKGSGEALAQLIAEKDNPKTDVWFGGTGDPHLQAAEQGLTLEYKSPTLGQLHPWAQQQAKQSGYKTVGIYSGPLGFGYNPELLAKKKLAVPKTWADLLKPEYKGDIQVANPASSGTAYTMIATLVQLMGEDKAFEYLKALHKNVGQYTRSGTGPIKAVARGETAISISFVHDGPGEKMQGFPVETITPSDGTGAEIGSMSIIKGARNLDAAKKFYEWALTPAAQELGAANKQFQLPSNAGARLDPRIPDFKKIKFINYDYAKYGASAERRRLIARWEKDVNSLPR is encoded by the coding sequence ATGAAGAAGCTTTTTTGCGCAGCCGCGCTCGTGGGCCTGTCGGCCGCCGCATCGGCACAGACCGTGAACGTGATCTGCTCGGTCCAGGCCGAGTGGTGCAACGTGATCTCCACCGTCTACGCCCGCACCACGGGCGTACGCATCAACATGGCCCTGAAGGGCTCGGGCGAGGCGCTGGCCCAGTTGATCGCCGAGAAGGACAACCCCAAGACCGACGTCTGGTTCGGCGGCACCGGCGATCCACACCTGCAGGCGGCTGAGCAGGGCCTCACGCTCGAATACAAGTCGCCCACGCTCGGTCAGTTGCACCCCTGGGCCCAGCAGCAGGCCAAGCAGTCGGGCTACAAGACGGTGGGCATTTACTCGGGGCCGCTGGGCTTCGGCTACAACCCCGAGCTGCTCGCCAAGAAGAAGCTCGCCGTGCCCAAGACCTGGGCCGACCTGCTCAAGCCCGAATACAAGGGCGACATCCAGGTGGCCAACCCCGCATCGAGCGGCACGGCCTACACGATGATCGCCACGCTGGTGCAGCTGATGGGCGAGGACAAGGCCTTCGAGTATCTCAAGGCACTTCACAAGAATGTCGGCCAGTACACCCGCTCGGGCACCGGCCCGATCAAGGCGGTGGCGCGCGGCGAAACCGCGATCTCCATCAGCTTCGTGCATGACGGCCCCGGCGAGAAGATGCAGGGCTTCCCGGTCGAGACCATCACGCCGAGCGACGGCACAGGCGCCGAGATCGGCTCCATGAGCATCATCAAGGGCGCGCGCAACCTCGATGCGGCCAAGAAGTTCTACGAATGGGCGCTCACGCCCGCAGCGCAGGAGCTGGGCGCCGCCAACAAGCAGTTCCAGCTCCCGAGCAACGCGGGCGCCAGGCTCGACCCGCGCATTCCCGATTTCAAGAAGATCAAGTTCATCAACTACGACTACGCCAAGTACGGCGCCAGCGCCGAACGCCGGCGCCTGATTGCGCGCTGGGAAAAGGACGTCAACTCGCTGCCCCGTTAA
- a CDS encoding iron ABC transporter permease, which translates to MEARSTGGAPVNPASVAAARRSQRWIWAWVALGIAAYLLLPWYAIQDATWYEAVPQVFGQAEGANGLMQAATQGRSWLFIGLAGLLMCAIGAWLPAGRAQGRWLLAGGAIGAIGLSVAGFTIGARGWSVAALNTQFGELAINQFGIGAGGFVALTALVLLAAFGIARLGLFKGDLFVAAAVIGCGVLMALFIAYPVSKALSGAFFNEDGQWSIGAFVARVFTERIWGLGCLAGGVRCGVAWNTLVLALLTAAGTTFLGTLMALMAERGSKRGQGVLRVLALLPIITPPFVVGLGLILLFGRAGIVNQLLENVFGIEPTRWFYGMPGVLVAQLFAFTPIAFMIMRGVVQGIAPSLEEAAQMLRADRRRTFFTITLPLLKPGLANAFLVGFIESIADFGNPVVVGGQFSVLSTDIFFAIVGAQYDQGRAASLAWVLTLFALGVFALQRGLLGKQNYTTVSGKGDAGIAMALPDGVRRTIYCIALPWIAFTAVVYLFAFAGGFVQTWGRDYSFTLNHFKNAFALEWGQFGLVWAGTAWNSLITTLKLAGISAPITAALGLLIAWLLARNEFKGQGIFEFGALLAFAIPGTVLGVSYILAFNVPPLELTGTGLIIVLCFMFRNLPVGVRAGTAAFKQLDRSLDEASLMLRASTSQTLFKVVLPLLKPALVAALVYSFVRAMTTVSAVIFLVTAENELATTYIIGRVGNGDYGIALAYCTVLMILMSLAIALVQFVVGERKLGRRKAVVAVVSAPVH; encoded by the coding sequence GTGGAAGCACGTTCCACCGGCGGCGCGCCGGTCAACCCGGCGTCCGTGGCGGCCGCCCGGCGCTCGCAGCGCTGGATCTGGGCGTGGGTCGCGCTGGGTATCGCGGCGTACCTGCTGCTGCCTTGGTACGCGATCCAGGACGCGACCTGGTACGAAGCCGTTCCGCAGGTCTTCGGGCAGGCGGAGGGCGCCAACGGCCTGATGCAGGCCGCGACGCAGGGGCGCAGCTGGCTCTTCATCGGCCTCGCAGGCCTGTTGATGTGCGCGATCGGCGCGTGGCTGCCTGCCGGCCGCGCGCAGGGGCGATGGCTGCTGGCAGGCGGTGCGATCGGCGCCATCGGCCTTTCAGTCGCGGGCTTCACCATCGGTGCGCGCGGCTGGAGCGTCGCGGCGCTCAACACCCAGTTCGGCGAGCTGGCGATCAACCAGTTCGGCATCGGCGCGGGCGGCTTCGTGGCGCTCACCGCGCTGGTGCTGCTGGCCGCCTTCGGCATTGCGCGGCTCGGTCTCTTCAAGGGCGACCTGTTCGTGGCGGCCGCGGTCATCGGCTGCGGCGTGCTGATGGCGCTGTTCATCGCCTACCCGGTGAGCAAGGCGCTCTCGGGTGCGTTCTTCAACGAAGACGGGCAATGGTCGATCGGCGCCTTCGTCGCGCGCGTGTTCACCGAGCGCATCTGGGGCCTGGGGTGCCTGGCGGGCGGCGTGCGCTGCGGCGTGGCGTGGAACACGCTGGTGCTGGCCTTGCTCACTGCCGCCGGCACCACCTTCCTCGGCACGCTGATGGCGCTGATGGCCGAGCGCGGCAGCAAGCGCGGGCAGGGCGTGCTGCGGGTGCTGGCGCTGCTGCCGATCATCACGCCGCCGTTCGTGGTGGGGCTCGGCCTCATCCTGCTGTTCGGCCGCGCGGGCATCGTCAACCAGCTGCTGGAGAACGTGTTCGGCATCGAGCCCACGCGCTGGTTCTACGGCATGCCGGGCGTGCTGGTGGCGCAGCTCTTCGCTTTCACGCCCATCGCCTTCATGATCATGCGCGGCGTGGTGCAGGGCATCGCGCCCAGCCTCGAAGAAGCCGCGCAGATGCTGCGCGCCGACCGGCGCCGCACCTTCTTCACCATCACGCTGCCGCTGCTCAAGCCCGGGCTGGCCAATGCCTTCCTGGTCGGCTTCATCGAGAGCATTGCCGACTTCGGCAATCCGGTGGTGGTGGGCGGGCAGTTCTCGGTGCTGTCGACCGACATCTTCTTTGCCATCGTCGGCGCGCAGTACGACCAGGGCCGCGCGGCCTCGCTTGCCTGGGTGCTCACGCTGTTCGCGCTCGGCGTGTTCGCGCTGCAGCGCGGGCTGCTCGGCAAGCAGAACTACACGACCGTGAGCGGCAAGGGCGATGCAGGCATCGCGATGGCATTGCCCGACGGCGTACGCCGCACCATCTACTGCATCGCGCTGCCGTGGATCGCGTTCACCGCGGTGGTCTACCTCTTCGCCTTCGCCGGCGGCTTCGTGCAGACCTGGGGCCGCGACTACAGCTTCACGCTCAACCACTTCAAGAATGCGTTCGCGCTGGAGTGGGGCCAGTTCGGGCTGGTGTGGGCGGGCACGGCGTGGAACTCGCTGATCACCACACTCAAGCTCGCGGGCATCTCGGCGCCGATCACTGCGGCGCTGGGCTTGCTGATCGCCTGGCTGCTGGCGCGCAACGAGTTCAAGGGGCAGGGCATCTTCGAATTCGGCGCGCTGCTGGCCTTTGCCATTCCGGGCACGGTGCTCGGCGTGAGCTACATCCTGGCCTTCAACGTGCCGCCGCTGGAGCTCACGGGCACCGGGCTCATCATCGTGCTGTGCTTCATGTTCCGGAACCTGCCGGTGGGCGTGCGGGCCGGCACGGCCGCCTTCAAGCAACTGGACCGCTCGCTCGACGAAGCCTCGCTGATGCTGCGTGCATCGACCTCGCAGACCCTGTTCAAGGTGGTGCTGCCGCTGCTCAAGCCTGCGCTCGTGGCCGCGCTGGTCTACAGCTTCGTGCGCGCGATGACGACGGTGAGCGCGGTGATCTTTCTTGTCACAGCAGAGAACGAGCTCGCCACCACGTACATCATCGGCCGCGTCGGCAATGGCGACTACGGCATTGCGCTCGCGTACTGCACGGTGCTCATGATCCTGATGTCGCTGGCGATTGCGCTGGTGCAGTTCGTGGTCGGGGAACGCAAGCTGGGGCGGCGCAAGGCGGTGGTGGCGGTCGTGTCCGCACCCGTACATTGA
- a CDS encoding ABC transporter ATP-binding protein: protein MSNGIEFRNVTKRYGTDKTGPMAVKGISFEVPVGTLTTILGPSGCGKTTTLRMIAGLESPTSGSIFMGGRDVTTLGPAERNVSMMFQSYALFPHMNVIENVGYGLRMSGVKKDEATSRAREALRGVGLVGFDERLPSELSGGQQQRVALARALVLEPAVLLFDEPLSNLDARLRREMREEIRALQQRLKLTVAYVTHDQSEALAVSDQIIVMDHGVIAQRGTPEQLYGRPESEFVAGFMGEAMVFPAVAQADGSVTLGPLRLQPRYAVAPGTVKVAVRPEAWEIGAADGLPATLRKAAYLGSFYEYGFDTTLGPVFVVSTDLSQPLAAGAQTTLSLRAHGVSVVPCA from the coding sequence ATGAGCAACGGCATCGAATTCCGCAACGTCACCAAGCGCTACGGCACCGACAAAACCGGCCCGATGGCCGTCAAGGGCATCAGCTTCGAAGTGCCGGTCGGCACGCTCACTACCATCCTCGGCCCCTCGGGCTGCGGCAAGACGACCACGCTGCGCATGATCGCGGGGCTCGAGTCACCGACCTCCGGTTCGATCTTCATGGGTGGACGCGATGTGACGACGCTCGGCCCGGCCGAGCGCAACGTGAGCATGATGTTCCAGAGCTACGCGCTGTTCCCGCACATGAACGTGATCGAGAACGTGGGCTACGGCCTGCGCATGAGCGGCGTGAAGAAGGACGAGGCCACCTCGCGGGCGCGTGAAGCGCTCCGGGGCGTGGGCCTGGTCGGCTTCGACGAGCGCCTGCCGAGCGAACTCTCGGGTGGCCAGCAGCAGCGCGTGGCGCTCGCGCGTGCGCTGGTGCTCGAGCCTGCGGTGCTGCTGTTCGACGAGCCGCTCTCCAACCTCGATGCGCGCCTGCGCCGCGAAATGCGCGAGGAAATCCGCGCGCTGCAGCAGCGGCTGAAGCTCACCGTCGCCTACGTCACGCACGACCAGAGCGAGGCGCTGGCCGTGAGCGACCAGATCATCGTGATGGACCACGGCGTGATCGCCCAGCGCGGCACGCCCGAGCAGCTCTACGGCCGGCCCGAGAGCGAGTTCGTCGCAGGCTTCATGGGCGAGGCGATGGTGTTCCCCGCGGTGGCGCAGGCCGACGGCAGCGTCACGCTGGGCCCGCTGCGCCTGCAGCCCCGCTACGCGGTCGCCCCCGGCACTGTGAAGGTGGCGGTGCGGCCCGAAGCCTGGGAGATCGGCGCGGCCGATGGGTTGCCCGCCACCTTGCGCAAGGCCGCCTACCTCGGCAGCTTCTACGAATACGGCTTCGACACGACGCTGGGCCCGGTCTTCGTGGTCTCGACCGATCTGTCGCAGCCCCTGGCCGCGGGCGCGCAGACCACCCTGTCGCTGCGAGCCCATGGCGTGAGCGTGGTACCGTGCGCATGA
- a CDS encoding HAD family phosphatase: MNVVFDLGAVLIAWEPTRLVQAHLAQHAPTEAAAAALGRALFHHDDWTGFDCGTRTLDDAIARMAARLSLPAERLHAMLDDMGERLEAIEVTVDMLEQLFAHREAGEPLRLYYLSNMPGPYARALVRRHAFMRRFDGGVFSGDVKFIKPDREIFEVLAVRYALDPAETVFIDDSAANVEAARAFGWQAIHCTAPDMLPAQLSRYLPVSTTLSASKPRLRA; the protein is encoded by the coding sequence ATGAATGTGGTTTTCGATCTTGGCGCCGTGCTGATCGCATGGGAGCCCACACGGCTGGTGCAGGCCCATCTCGCCCAACACGCGCCCACTGAAGCTGCCGCGGCGGCGCTCGGCAGGGCGCTTTTCCACCACGACGACTGGACCGGTTTCGACTGCGGCACCCGCACGCTGGACGACGCCATCGCCCGCATGGCGGCGCGGTTGTCGCTGCCGGCGGAGCGGCTTCACGCGATGCTCGATGACATGGGAGAGCGGCTCGAAGCCATCGAGGTGACCGTCGACATGCTCGAACAGCTCTTTGCCCACCGCGAAGCTGGGGAGCCGCTGCGGCTCTACTACCTCTCGAACATGCCCGGGCCGTATGCGCGCGCGCTCGTGCGCCGACATGCCTTCATGCGCCGCTTCGATGGTGGTGTGTTCTCGGGGGATGTGAAGTTCATCAAACCGGATCGTGAAATCTTCGAAGTGCTGGCGGTGCGTTACGCGCTCGATCCGGCGGAGACGGTGTTCATCGACGACTCGGCCGCCAACGTCGAGGCGGCACGCGCCTTCGGCTGGCAGGCCATCCACTGCACCGCGCCGGACATGCTGCCGGCGCAGCTTTCGCGCTACCTGCCGGTGAGCACGACCTTGTCGGCGTCGAAGCCAAGGCTGCGCGCGTAG
- a CDS encoding lipocalin family protein, translated as MSPRQRRPAAPPAGPAFDDRRTSQAIGAMATAFVVGGVATWLALEKARNARVRLAGPADGAPLMRAPLQVVAPLDLQRYAGIWHEQARLPNRFQKTCSGPVTAEYTPRPDGTVQVVNRCVRADGNFNEAIGTARVVPVAGQPGAGRLEVRFAPAWLGWLPMVWGDYWILKLDRDYQVALVGTPDREYLWVLSRAPRLDDATLQVELDYARSLGFDADKVVLTGR; from the coding sequence ATGTCCCCTCGCCAACGACGCCCCGCCGCGCCCCCTGCCGGCCCCGCTTTCGACGACCGCCGCACCAGCCAGGCGATCGGCGCGATGGCCACGGCCTTCGTCGTGGGCGGCGTCGCGACCTGGCTCGCGCTGGAGAAGGCGCGCAACGCGCGCGTCCGGCTGGCCGGCCCGGCCGATGGCGCACCGCTGATGCGCGCGCCGCTGCAGGTGGTGGCACCCCTGGACCTGCAACGCTATGCCGGCATCTGGCACGAACAGGCCCGCCTGCCCAACCGCTTTCAGAAAACCTGTTCGGGCCCCGTGACCGCCGAGTACACGCCGCGGCCCGACGGCACGGTGCAGGTGGTCAACCGCTGCGTGCGCGCCGATGGCAATTTCAACGAAGCCATCGGCACGGCGCGCGTGGTGCCCGTGGCCGGCCAGCCCGGCGCGGGCCGCCTCGAAGTGCGCTTTGCGCCCGCGTGGCTCGGCTGGCTGCCGATGGTGTGGGGCGACTACTGGATCCTCAAGCTCGACCGCGACTACCAAGTGGCGCTGGTCGGCACGCCCGACCGCGAATATCTCTGGGTGCTGTCGCGCGCGCCGCGCCTAGACGATGCGACGCTGCAGGTCGAGCTGGACTACGCGCGCAGCCTTGGCTTCGACGCCGACAAGGTCGTGCTCACCGGCAGGTAG
- the tal gene encoding transaldolase — MNQLDALRQWTTVVADTGDFKQLSVSKPQDATTNPSLILKAVQKPEYRPLLDETVKKHAGKPLDEVIDRLLVNFGTEILQIIPGRVSTEVDARLSFDTAATIARGERIVALYKAEGIDTEKRLLIKVASTWEGIEAARQLELKGIRTNLTLLFSFAQAVACGAAKVQLISPFVGRIYDWYKKSAGAKWDEAANAGANDPGVKSVREIFNYYKQHGIKTEVMGASFRNVGQIQALAGCDLLTISPELLAELAASNEPLEHALDAKAAAKGDAKKVSYDEAGFRFALNEDAMATEKLAEGIRAFAADAVKLEKLMQESGK; from the coding sequence ATGAACCAACTCGATGCCCTCCGCCAGTGGACCACCGTCGTCGCAGACACCGGTGACTTCAAGCAGCTCAGCGTTTCCAAGCCGCAGGACGCGACCACCAACCCGTCGCTGATCCTCAAGGCCGTTCAGAAGCCCGAATACCGCCCCCTGCTCGACGAGACCGTCAAGAAGCACGCGGGCAAGCCGCTCGATGAAGTCATCGACCGCCTGCTGGTGAACTTCGGCACCGAAATCCTCCAGATCATCCCGGGCCGCGTCTCGACCGAAGTCGATGCACGCCTCTCGTTCGACACCGCCGCCACCATCGCCCGCGGCGAGCGCATCGTGGCGCTCTACAAGGCCGAAGGCATCGACACCGAGAAGCGCCTGCTCATCAAGGTGGCCTCCACCTGGGAAGGCATCGAGGCTGCGCGCCAGCTCGAGCTGAAGGGCATCCGCACCAACCTCACGCTGCTGTTCTCGTTCGCGCAGGCCGTGGCCTGCGGCGCCGCGAAGGTGCAGCTGATCTCGCCCTTCGTGGGCCGCATCTACGACTGGTACAAGAAGTCAGCCGGCGCCAAGTGGGACGAAGCGGCCAATGCGGGCGCCAACGACCCGGGCGTGAAGTCGGTGCGCGAAATCTTCAACTACTACAAGCAGCACGGCATCAAGACCGAAGTGATGGGCGCGAGCTTCCGCAATGTGGGACAGATCCAGGCGCTGGCCGGCTGCGACCTGCTGACCATCAGCCCCGAGCTGCTGGCCGAGCTGGCCGCGAGCAACGAGCCGCTCGAACACGCGCTCGACGCCAAGGCCGCGGCCAAGGGCGATGCGAAGAAGGTGAGCTACGACGAAGCCGGCTTCCGCTTCGCGCTCAACGAAGACGCAATGGCCACCGAGAAGCTCGCCGAAGGCATCCGCGCCTTCGCGGCCGATGCGGTGAAGCTCGAGAAGCTCATGCAGGAAAGCGGCAAGTAA
- the pgi gene encoding glucose-6-phosphate isomerase produces MVMTQRCDRAPAWAQLQSYFETAGRQFDVRHAFVDDAGRFERFSQEAPFVFADLSKNLIDARTEELLLTLARECGLEAHRDAMFAGEHINNTEDRAVLHTLLRAPADAKVGKTADKLREVHETLDAMLAYAEKVRGDHTITDVVNIGIGGSDLGPQMAVLALAEFAAPGKRFHFVSNVDGHELAGVLRDLAPEHTLFLIASKTFTTAETMTNALSAKRWYEQSGGNDIAGHFAALTTNVEAANKFGIATTFGFWDWVGGRYSLWSAIGLPIALAIGADGFRRLLAGAHAMDEHFRTAPLAQNLPVRLGLLDVWYRNFHKFTSRSIAPYHSALKRVPAYLQQLEMESNGKQVDASGKPVAFGTSPVLWGEPGTNGQHAYFQMLHQGTDVIPLEFVAVRDAAHDLEGHHPKLLANALAQAQALMVGKLDDGGHKNFPGNRPSTFFVFEKLTPEALGAFLALYEHRVFTSGALWGINSFDQWGVELGKVLAKDIEPRLASGDVTGLDASTAGLLKRLSS; encoded by the coding sequence ATGGTCATGACCCAACGCTGCGACCGTGCGCCGGCCTGGGCGCAACTGCAGTCGTACTTCGAGACGGCGGGCCGCCAGTTCGACGTGCGCCATGCCTTCGTGGACGACGCGGGGCGCTTCGAGCGCTTCAGCCAGGAGGCGCCCTTTGTGTTCGCCGACCTGTCCAAGAACCTGATCGACGCGCGCACCGAAGAGCTGCTGCTCACGCTTGCCCGCGAATGCGGCCTCGAAGCCCATCGCGACGCGATGTTCGCGGGCGAGCACATCAACAACACCGAAGACCGCGCGGTGCTGCACACGCTGCTGCGCGCGCCGGCGGATGCCAAGGTGGGCAAGACGGCCGACAAGCTGCGCGAAGTGCACGAAACGCTCGACGCGATGCTGGCTTATGCCGAGAAGGTGCGCGGCGACCACACGATCACCGACGTGGTCAACATCGGCATCGGCGGCTCCGACCTCGGCCCACAGATGGCGGTGCTGGCGCTCGCCGAGTTCGCCGCGCCGGGCAAGCGCTTCCACTTCGTCTCGAACGTCGACGGCCATGAGCTCGCGGGCGTGCTGCGCGACCTGGCGCCGGAGCACACGCTGTTCCTGATCGCCTCCAAGACCTTCACCACGGCCGAGACGATGACCAACGCGCTCTCGGCCAAGCGCTGGTACGAGCAGTCGGGCGGCAATGACATTGCCGGCCATTTCGCCGCGCTCACGACGAATGTCGAAGCCGCGAACAAGTTCGGCATCGCCACTACCTTCGGTTTCTGGGACTGGGTGGGCGGCCGCTATTCGCTGTGGTCGGCCATCGGCCTGCCGATCGCGCTGGCCATCGGCGCCGACGGCTTTCGCCGGCTGCTCGCGGGCGCGCATGCGATGGACGAGCACTTCCGCACCGCGCCGCTCGCGCAGAACCTGCCGGTGCGGCTCGGGCTGCTCGACGTCTGGTATCGCAACTTCCACAAGTTCACGAGCCGCAGCATCGCGCCGTACCACAGCGCCCTGAAGCGCGTGCCGGCCTACCTGCAGCAGCTGGAGATGGAGAGCAACGGCAAGCAGGTCGACGCGAGCGGCAAGCCCGTGGCGTTCGGCACCTCGCCGGTGCTCTGGGGCGAGCCCGGCACCAACGGCCAGCACGCCTACTTCCAGATGCTGCACCAGGGCACCGACGTGATCCCGCTCGAGTTCGTGGCGGTGCGCGATGCGGCGCACGACCTCGAAGGCCACCACCCCAAGCTGCTCGCCAATGCGCTCGCGCAGGCGCAGGCGCTGATGGTGGGCAAGCTCGACGACGGCGGCCACAAGAACTTTCCGGGCAACCGGCCGAGCACCTTCTTCGTGTTCGAGAAGCTCACGCCCGAAGCGCTCGGGGCCTTCCTCGCGCTGTACGAGCACCGCGTGTTCACCAGCGGTGCGCTGTGGGGCATCAACAGCTTCGACCAGTGGGGCGTGGAGCTGGGCAAGGTGCTCGCGAAGGACATCGAGCCGCGCCTCGCCTCGGGCGACGTCACGGGGCTCGATGCCTCGACGGCCGGCCTCCTCAAGCGCCTGAGCTCCTGA